Proteins encoded together in one Halothermothrix orenii H 168 window:
- a CDS encoding NADH-dependent [FeFe] hydrogenase, group A6, whose protein sequence is MSDKVNITLDGKSLTVDKDKTILEVAREAGIKIPTLCYLEEINEIGSCRVCVVEVNGKIQPACVTPVSEGLEITTTSPRIREARRISLELIISDHPMECLTCSRNGNCELQRLAEDFGISEITYEGEQSHFEPDLSSPSIVRDPDKCILCRRCVSVCEQVQGVAALTPNERGFSTIITPAFGQKLGEIACANCGQCINACPVGALSEKDDTEKVWEALANPDKHVVVQTAPAVRVSIGEVFGMKPGSLVTGKLMAGLRRLGFDKVFDTNFTADLTIMEEGHELIERLKNNERLPLITSCSPGWIKFIEHFYPSYLEHISSCKSPQQMFGALAKTYYPENNGIDPEDVFVVSVMPCTAKKFEITRPGMDSSGYQDVDVVLTTRELAKMFKQAGIDFVNLPDEEYDKPLGISTGAGTIFGTTGGVMEAALRTAYEVLTGEELPGLEFEDVRGLEGIKECEIEINGQKIKVAVAHGLSNAHKVLQNIDDYHFIEIMACPGGCVGGGGQPYPTNEETIRLRAQGLYRDDKEHQIRKSHENPVVKKLYEEFLGKPLSHKSHELLHTGYVVRSKYPANVESDAV, encoded by the coding sequence ATGTCTGATAAAGTAAATATAACATTAGATGGTAAAAGTTTAACTGTAGATAAAGATAAAACTATTCTGGAAGTAGCCCGGGAAGCCGGGATTAAGATTCCTACCCTCTGTTACCTGGAAGAAATTAATGAAATTGGTAGCTGCAGGGTCTGTGTAGTGGAAGTGAATGGAAAAATACAGCCTGCCTGCGTTACTCCGGTAAGTGAAGGCCTGGAAATCACAACAACTTCACCCAGGATTCGTGAAGCCAGGAGGATATCCCTCGAGTTAATAATTTCAGACCATCCTATGGAATGTTTGACCTGTAGTCGGAATGGAAATTGTGAACTCCAGAGACTGGCAGAGGACTTTGGAATAAGTGAGATAACTTATGAGGGTGAACAGTCACATTTTGAACCTGATCTTTCATCACCTTCAATTGTCAGGGATCCCGATAAATGTATTTTATGCCGGCGTTGTGTTAGTGTCTGTGAACAGGTTCAGGGGGTTGCTGCCTTAACTCCCAATGAAAGGGGATTTTCTACCATAATTACCCCTGCCTTTGGTCAAAAACTGGGTGAAATAGCATGTGCTAACTGTGGTCAGTGTATAAATGCGTGTCCAGTTGGAGCCCTTTCTGAAAAGGATGACACCGAAAAGGTCTGGGAAGCCCTGGCTAATCCCGATAAACATGTAGTGGTCCAGACAGCACCTGCTGTCAGGGTATCGATTGGTGAAGTATTTGGAATGAAACCCGGTAGTCTGGTAACAGGAAAACTGATGGCTGGTTTAAGACGGCTTGGTTTTGATAAGGTTTTTGATACCAACTTTACTGCTGACTTGACCATAATGGAAGAAGGTCATGAATTAATTGAAAGACTGAAAAACAATGAAAGGCTACCGTTGATTACTTCCTGTAGTCCGGGCTGGATTAAGTTTATTGAACACTTCTACCCAAGTTACCTTGAGCATATCTCAAGCTGTAAATCTCCTCAACAGATGTTTGGGGCCCTTGCCAAAACTTATTACCCTGAAAATAATGGTATAGACCCGGAAGATGTATTTGTAGTTTCGGTTATGCCCTGTACTGCTAAAAAATTCGAAATAACAAGACCCGGTATGGATAGTAGTGGGTATCAGGACGTAGATGTGGTTCTTACCACAAGGGAGCTGGCAAAAATGTTTAAACAGGCCGGGATTGACTTTGTGAATCTCCCTGATGAAGAATATGATAAACCCCTCGGTATTTCGACTGGTGCCGGTACTATTTTTGGAACAACAGGTGGCGTTATGGAAGCAGCCTTAAGAACTGCCTATGAGGTATTAACAGGGGAGGAATTACCCGGTCTGGAATTTGAGGATGTAAGGGGTTTAGAGGGGATTAAGGAATGTGAAATTGAAATTAACGGTCAGAAAATAAAAGTTGCCGTAGCTCATGGACTTTCCAATGCTCATAAGGTACTTCAAAATATAGACGACTATCATTTTATTGAAATTATGGCCTGCCCTGGTGGTTGTGTTGGTGGTGGTGGTCAGCCCTATCCTACCAATGAAGAAACTATAAGATTAAGGGCCCAGGGCCTTTACCGGGATGATAAGGAACATCAGATCAGGAAATCCCACGAAAATCCTGTTGTCAAAAAACTATATGAAGAATTTCTTGGCAAACCATTGAGTCATAAGTCTCATGAATTACTACACACCGGGTATGTTGTAAGATCAAAATACCCGGCCAATGTTGAATCTGATGCGGTTTAA
- a CDS encoding AbrB/MazE/SpoVT family DNA-binding domain-containing protein, producing the protein MKATGIVRKIDDLGRVVIPKELRRTMNIEKKDPMEIYVDEDTIILKKYEPACIFCGNAENTIDYMGKFICKDCLNEMVEVSNGKSA; encoded by the coding sequence ATGAAAGCTACTGGTATTGTAAGGAAAATTGACGATTTAGGTAGAGTTGTTATACCTAAAGAATTACGTAGAACTATGAATATCGAGAAGAAAGACCCTATGGAAATCTATGTTGATGAAGACACAATAATTCTCAAAAAATATGAACCGGCCTGTATTTTCTGTGGAAATGCTGAAAACACTATTGATTATATGGGTAAGTTTATCTGTAAGGATTGCCTCAACGAAATGGTAGAAGTCTCGAATGGTAAGAGTGCCTGA
- a CDS encoding metallophosphoesterase family protein gives MDELKFIHASDIHLGSVLHTGTTHKGDIGEIVKKATYKAFSRICNHAIEFEVDFVVLSGDIFDRESKSVVAMKHFIGECKRLNEKGIPVYLIAGNHDPLREQVNIMDLPPDVFIFSGDEVEKEDFISDDGRILARLIGQSYKSRALSEKIHLQYNSGEKSGVWNIGLLHTQLEPGNKNYIPCSLQELNEINNIHYWALGHIHQCKILQQGLPTIAYPGIPQGRDFGEQGPGGCLLVNLVPEKSPAVKFVPVSPVIWKRIEVKIGEGNTGKENENPRNITELQELLYKKARDLVNDIQLKPQGLDIPAVKTENVVEGLVIQWVITGRSHIHNLLQEQDDEEIEEVLIEGLKSFHESRPFLWTDSIIIRTGKPLPDMNIMKKHNPVFQEIENISFDILGKEELQKELLEELGQVWELAEDHENINETKIQLDKETMKTIIDQARHLVIEKILERGGWGED, from the coding sequence ATGGATGAATTAAAATTTATTCATGCGTCTGATATACACCTGGGGAGTGTATTACATACAGGGACAACACATAAAGGGGATATTGGGGAAATTGTTAAAAAGGCTACCTATAAGGCATTTTCCAGGATCTGTAATCACGCAATTGAATTTGAGGTAGATTTTGTTGTATTGTCCGGTGATATTTTTGATAGAGAGTCAAAATCAGTAGTTGCCATGAAACATTTTATAGGGGAATGTAAAAGGTTAAATGAAAAAGGTATTCCTGTATACCTGATTGCCGGTAATCATGATCCATTGCGGGAACAGGTGAATATTATGGATTTACCCCCTGATGTATTTATCTTCAGTGGAGATGAAGTAGAAAAGGAAGATTTTATTTCAGATGATGGCAGGATTTTAGCCAGACTTATCGGACAATCTTATAAATCAAGGGCCCTTTCTGAAAAGATTCACCTTCAATATAACTCAGGAGAAAAAAGTGGGGTCTGGAACATTGGTTTATTGCATACCCAGCTTGAACCCGGTAACAAGAATTATATACCATGTTCTTTACAGGAGTTAAATGAGATTAATAATATACATTACTGGGCCCTGGGCCATATTCACCAATGTAAAATTTTACAACAGGGATTGCCAACCATAGCCTATCCAGGTATTCCCCAGGGTCGTGATTTTGGGGAGCAAGGTCCGGGAGGATGTCTTCTTGTAAACCTTGTACCTGAGAAATCCCCTGCTGTTAAATTTGTACCTGTATCCCCGGTTATCTGGAAAAGGATTGAAGTTAAGATAGGTGAAGGAAATACTGGTAAGGAAAACGAGAATCCACGTAATATTACAGAACTCCAGGAACTTTTATATAAAAAAGCCAGGGATTTAGTAAATGACATTCAGTTAAAGCCCCAGGGTTTAGATATACCGGCTGTTAAGACTGAAAATGTTGTTGAAGGTCTTGTAATTCAGTGGGTTATAACCGGTCGCAGTCATATTCATAACCTGTTGCAGGAGCAGGACGATGAGGAGATAGAGGAAGTTCTAATAGAGGGATTAAAATCTTTTCATGAAAGCAGACCTTTTCTCTGGACTGATTCTATTATTATAAGGACCGGTAAGCCTCTACCTGACATGAATATAATGAAAAAACACAATCCTGTATTTCAGGAAATAGAAAATATATCTTTTGATATTCTCGGGAAAGAAGAATTACAAAAAGAACTACTGGAAGAACTGGGTCAGGTCTGGGAACTGGCTGAAGATCATGAGAATATTAATGAAACAAAGATACAATTGGATAAAGAAACCATGAAAACAATTATTGATCAGGCCCGACATCTGGTAATAGAAAAAATTTTAGAGAGGGGGGGCTGGGGTGAGGATTAA
- a CDS encoding FxsA family protein yields MVDLLKLIFILTVIPLAEISLLVKLSHLVGFFFTIFLVAITGFIGAFFVKQQGTKVIKDINTSLSEGRMPVNSLIDGFLIFTGGILLITPGLLTDLSGLGCVLPFSRKYIKPLIKNRLSKFIRSGRFSFSSNDNQGTKTVEIIKEEQQTKK; encoded by the coding sequence GTGGTAGATTTGTTAAAACTTATTTTTATATTAACTGTGATTCCCCTGGCTGAAATTTCGCTTTTAGTTAAACTTAGTCATTTAGTTGGTTTCTTTTTTACCATCTTTCTGGTTGCTATCACCGGGTTTATCGGAGCCTTTTTTGTTAAACAACAGGGTACTAAAGTTATTAAAGATATCAACACCTCCCTTTCTGAAGGAAGGATGCCGGTCAATAGTTTAATTGATGGTTTTCTTATTTTTACCGGCGGGATATTGCTAATAACCCCCGGGCTTTTAACAGACCTTTCCGGTCTTGGTTGTGTTCTTCCATTCAGCCGAAAATATATAAAACCTTTAATTAAAAATCGACTAAGCAAGTTTATAAGATCAGGGAGATTTTCTTTTTCATCAAATGACAACCAGGGTACAAAAACTGTTGAAATTATAAAAGAAGAACAACAGACAAAAAAATAA
- a CDS encoding CBS domain-containing protein → MKLKDIMTSDVTSINPNSSVKDAAQVMRSLNVGSVPVTDGNRPVGIITDRDITIRSVAQAGNINMPVHQVMTGDIVYGTPDMSVEEAAQIMASKQIRRLPVVENGRLVGIVSLGDLAVRERSDIEAGKALTSISVPSRPQK, encoded by the coding sequence ATGAAGCTAAAAGATATTATGACCAGTGATGTAACCAGTATCAATCCCAATTCCTCTGTTAAAGATGCAGCCCAGGTAATGCGTTCTCTTAATGTTGGTTCCGTTCCTGTAACCGATGGTAACAGGCCAGTAGGTATAATTACTGACAGAGATATAACAATAAGAAGTGTAGCCCAGGCCGGTAACATTAACATGCCAGTACACCAGGTCATGACGGGAGACATTGTCTACGGTACCCCTGATATGTCTGTTGAAGAAGCAGCCCAAATCATGGCCAGTAAACAAATCAGGCGCCTCCCGGTTGTGGAAAATGGCAGATTAGTAGGTATTGTATCTCTAGGAGACCTGGCTGTCAGGGAAAGGTCTGATATAGAGGCCGGAAAAGCCCTTACATCAATTTCTGTTCCCAGTCGCCCCCAGAAGTAA
- a CDS encoding AAA family ATPase, with protein sequence MRIKSLYIKDFGIFREQKLEKIAPGMVVIGGPNRAGKTTFLNIIRYLWFGFPSKKTLPPALRKYEVEADIALDNEDEYNIYVEGQAPPKITAIRANSDQIKSFEELVGVDEFTYHRLFTIPLNELNKIPSGVEDEERIQSLLLGAGLKEILLIPRIKDELYKKAYNIGRKHGNPRYGQFKPYFDRIKEGIKNRQKALSQVREYEKIKDKLSKVNFEINELENSTIPDLEHRLTLLDVLHNNYQDFQQLNKLKISLNRPEIKDLLLNFPVELVERVKGLKDKYLNLKENYNNLKTEFKIETGVQDVKNNIEKLLDHDDRIKTMFQKLSGLREKVKQYKKQKENLTRNRNELFIEMEQINSAWQSFKDLKEIKTDAIEQKDLEDCLINYTELSNTRNNYLKEINELEDEKARLEEQLKSISEKHVVINLGKYFILALIITISGAGLSIINPVMGIIIGTGGVSVLALYWWYKGFLTRVSYERKEDLNQRLKDINGKLNYKNSEFNKIQDRLSSVINKFHGYSQKLGLKEESPPELVRLYFDKVQGLKKKIKGWQQRIEDNEKYARELDERLFEIIKLLTSFPDISGGEIVNYFLNLKNYDYRITYSDKLFSAVEELYEYLQLARRIKEQEEKLAGVTREIVDLIKPNNQEKLMEEITIFFKRAEDYEKYAEMRSEARLLEVKITGNLNTRRVRNSLEYAAVNNILVNIDRNYIKSNDGSGLINILDKLYRDYTSQKDIEKDFRQTETRLEKVSGKLENLKEERKLLQDKLKELSTVEKLHNAQAQIDEGRNRLQYLAEKYALYKTATYLLDQVQNRFIERARETLLSDASNLFNQITGGEYKKILPPDNLLKIDFQAVLSNGNTQKTVNVLSRGTREQLYLAIRVSRLRQIKPPLPVIIDDSLVNFDSRHLEKTIEILSDLAETHQVFILTCHHRLVDYIERKNHKTQFWKLEKGVFNPSSGAELKTVLK encoded by the coding sequence GTGAGGATTAAGAGTCTTTATATAAAGGATTTTGGTATCTTCCGGGAGCAGAAGCTGGAAAAGATAGCTCCAGGTATGGTTGTGATTGGTGGCCCCAATAGAGCTGGAAAAACTACTTTTCTTAATATAATTAGGTATCTCTGGTTTGGTTTTCCATCTAAAAAAACTCTACCGCCTGCCCTGAGGAAGTATGAAGTGGAGGCAGATATTGCCCTTGACAACGAAGATGAATATAACATCTATGTAGAAGGACAGGCTCCTCCGAAAATTACAGCTATTAGGGCAAACTCAGACCAGATAAAAAGTTTTGAAGAACTGGTCGGGGTAGATGAGTTTACATACCATCGTTTGTTTACCATACCCCTGAATGAGCTAAATAAAATCCCCTCAGGGGTTGAAGATGAAGAAAGGATTCAGTCCCTTCTGCTGGGGGCAGGACTTAAAGAAATTTTATTAATTCCCAGGATTAAAGATGAACTATATAAAAAGGCCTATAATATAGGGAGAAAACACGGCAACCCAAGATATGGCCAGTTTAAACCCTATTTTGATAGAATTAAAGAAGGTATAAAAAATAGACAAAAGGCCCTGTCACAGGTCCGGGAGTATGAAAAAATTAAGGATAAATTATCTAAGGTTAACTTTGAAATTAATGAACTGGAAAATTCAACAATTCCTGACCTGGAACATAGATTGACACTTCTGGATGTACTTCACAACAATTATCAGGATTTCCAGCAACTTAATAAATTAAAAATCAGTTTAAACCGACCAGAGATAAAGGACCTTTTATTAAATTTTCCTGTTGAACTTGTGGAAAGGGTAAAGGGGCTTAAAGATAAGTATTTAAATTTGAAGGAAAATTATAATAATCTAAAAACAGAATTTAAAATTGAGACCGGGGTTCAGGATGTTAAAAACAATATTGAAAAATTACTGGACCATGATGACAGGATTAAAACCATGTTCCAAAAATTATCGGGTCTCAGGGAAAAAGTTAAACAATATAAAAAACAAAAAGAGAATTTAACGCGGAACAGGAATGAATTATTTATTGAAATGGAACAAATAAATTCAGCCTGGCAAAGCTTTAAAGATCTTAAGGAAATTAAAACTGATGCAATTGAACAAAAGGATCTTGAAGATTGTCTTATCAACTATACAGAATTGAGTAATACCAGGAATAATTATTTAAAAGAGATAAATGAACTGGAAGATGAAAAGGCCAGACTGGAGGAACAATTAAAGAGTATATCAGAAAAACATGTGGTTATTAATCTTGGGAAATATTTTATTCTGGCCCTTATTATTACTATATCAGGGGCTGGTCTTTCTATTATAAATCCTGTTATGGGGATAATTATTGGGACAGGTGGTGTCTCTGTACTTGCATTGTACTGGTGGTATAAAGGATTTTTAACCCGGGTAAGTTATGAAAGAAAGGAAGATTTAAACCAACGTCTGAAAGACATCAATGGGAAGCTAAATTATAAAAACAGTGAATTTAATAAAATTCAGGACAGGCTTTCTTCTGTAATTAATAAATTTCATGGGTATAGCCAAAAGCTGGGCCTTAAAGAAGAATCCCCTCCTGAACTTGTAAGGTTGTATTTTGATAAGGTTCAGGGATTAAAGAAAAAAATTAAAGGGTGGCAACAGAGGATTGAAGATAATGAAAAATATGCCCGGGAACTTGATGAACGGTTATTTGAAATTATTAAGTTGCTAACTTCTTTTCCAGACATATCAGGAGGAGAAATAGTCAATTATTTTCTTAATTTAAAAAACTATGATTACAGAATAACATACAGTGATAAGTTGTTTTCAGCGGTAGAAGAATTATATGAATATCTCCAGTTAGCCCGGAGGATTAAGGAGCAAGAAGAAAAACTTGCCGGGGTTACCCGGGAAATAGTTGACCTAATAAAGCCCAATAATCAGGAGAAATTAATGGAAGAAATAACTATTTTTTTTAAACGGGCTGAGGATTATGAAAAATATGCAGAAATGAGGTCAGAGGCAAGGCTTCTGGAGGTTAAAATAACCGGAAATTTGAATACCCGGAGGGTTAGAAACTCTCTGGAATACGCTGCAGTAAATAATATACTGGTAAATATAGATCGAAATTACATTAAATCAAATGATGGCTCCGGATTAATAAATATACTGGATAAGTTATACCGGGATTATACTTCGCAAAAAGATATAGAAAAGGATTTTAGACAGACAGAAACTCGTCTTGAAAAGGTGTCCGGAAAACTTGAGAATCTCAAAGAAGAAAGGAAACTTCTACAGGATAAATTAAAAGAACTGTCTACTGTTGAAAAGTTACATAATGCCCAGGCTCAGATTGATGAAGGCAGGAACCGGTTGCAATATCTGGCTGAAAAGTATGCTCTCTATAAGACAGCAACCTATCTTCTTGACCAGGTGCAAAACAGGTTTATTGAAAGGGCCCGGGAGACCCTGTTGAGTGATGCCAGTAATCTATTTAATCAGATAACAGGTGGCGAATATAAAAAAATATTACCACCGGATAATCTACTCAAAATTGATTTCCAGGCTGTATTAAGTAATGGTAATACCCAGAAAACAGTTAATGTTTTAAGCCGGGGAACAAGGGAACAGCTCTATCTGGCTATCAGGGTCAGTAGGTTAAGGCAAATAAAGCCACCCCTGCCTGTTATAATTGACGATTCCCTTGTAAATTTTGATAGCAGGCATTTAGAAAAAACTATAGAAATATTATCTGACCTCGCCGAAACCCATCAGGTATTTATTTTGACCTGCCATCATCGTTTAGTTGATTACATTGAGAGAAAGAATCATAAAACCCAGTTCTGGAAATTGGAGAAAGGTGTTTTTAACCCTTCAAGTGGAGCAGAACTAAAAACA